The following coding sequences lie in one Flagellimonas eckloniae genomic window:
- a CDS encoding peptidase domain-containing ABC transporter, with the protein MKKFPHYKQADQKDCGPTCLKIISKYYGKIINIQSLRNLAETTREGSSLLGLSEAAEQIGFHTIGIRVSFSKFLEATLPCIVHWNKNHFVVVYKIKKDIIYVSDPAHGLIQYTTKEFLKFWIGNNATKETDEGIVLLLEPTPKFYNDSLEDLEDPKFDFAFVSRYLLKYKKFIVQLSIGLLAGSLLQLIVPFLTQSIVDVGIQNQDINFIFLILFAQLFLFLGRTLLEVIRGWILLHLSTRINISLISDFFIKLMNLPISFFDSKMTGDLLQRINDHKRIEKILTTSSLNVLFSMVNLVIFGVVLGYYSLQIFGIFLLGSVLYFGWVLFFFKRRKTLDYKRFSEVSQEQSKVIELINGMQEIKLHNAERQMRWNWEFVQARLFKVGIKSLALEQTQSVGSSFINELKNILITVVAAKLVIDGEITLGMMMAITYIVGQLNAPVMQLISFLRDAQDAKISLDRLGEIHNKKDEESASDKKVTNIPDDSDFSLRNVSFRYTGGLEPVIKKLDLVIPANKVTAIVGVSGSGKTTLMKLLLGFYNIEKGEIAIGNHNLKNISQKTWRSHCGVVMQEGYIFNDTIAKNIAVGTDFIDEEKLLHAVKVANIKPYIDELPLGFNTKIGMEGSGLSTGQKQRLLIARAVYKNPRFLFFDEATSALDANNEKVIMENLDEFFKNKTVVVIAHRLSTVKNANQIVVLDDGKIVEAGTHKELTKQQKNYYNLVKNQLELGN; encoded by the coding sequence ATGAAAAAATTCCCACACTATAAACAAGCAGACCAAAAAGATTGTGGCCCTACTTGTCTTAAAATCATATCCAAATATTATGGGAAAATCATCAATATCCAAAGCTTACGCAATCTAGCAGAGACAACTCGGGAAGGAAGTAGCCTATTAGGTTTAAGTGAAGCCGCAGAACAAATAGGTTTTCACACTATAGGCATTAGGGTTAGTTTCTCAAAATTTCTGGAAGCAACGCTACCGTGCATAGTACATTGGAACAAAAATCATTTTGTAGTAGTCTACAAAATTAAAAAGGATATAATCTACGTGTCTGACCCGGCACATGGGCTAATTCAATATACAACAAAGGAGTTTTTAAAGTTTTGGATAGGAAATAATGCTACAAAAGAAACGGACGAAGGCATTGTACTTCTTCTTGAACCCACTCCAAAATTTTATAACGATAGTTTGGAAGATTTGGAAGACCCGAAATTTGATTTTGCCTTTGTCTCACGCTATCTTTTAAAATATAAAAAATTTATAGTACAACTATCTATTGGGCTTTTAGCTGGCAGTTTATTACAATTAATAGTTCCCTTTCTTACACAGAGCATTGTGGACGTTGGTATTCAAAACCAAGATATTAATTTCATTTTTTTAATACTCTTTGCTCAGTTATTTCTTTTCTTGGGAAGAACCTTGCTTGAAGTCATACGAGGATGGATTTTATTGCATTTGAGCACTCGAATCAACATTTCATTGATTTCTGATTTCTTTATTAAGCTCATGAACCTTCCCATTTCATTTTTCGACTCTAAAATGACGGGGGATTTATTACAACGTATAAATGATCATAAACGAATAGAAAAAATACTGACAACATCTTCCCTTAACGTATTATTTTCAATGGTAAACCTAGTTATTTTCGGAGTTGTTCTCGGGTATTACAGTTTGCAGATTTTTGGAATATTTCTTTTGGGAAGCGTACTGTATTTTGGATGGGTACTTTTCTTTTTCAAGCGACGAAAAACATTGGATTACAAACGCTTCTCTGAAGTAAGCCAGGAACAAAGTAAAGTCATTGAACTCATTAATGGAATGCAGGAAATTAAATTGCATAATGCAGAACGTCAAATGCGTTGGAATTGGGAATTTGTCCAAGCAAGGTTATTTAAAGTTGGCATTAAAAGCCTTGCTTTGGAACAAACACAGTCTGTAGGTTCCTCATTCATTAATGAACTGAAAAATATATTGATTACTGTAGTCGCTGCTAAGTTGGTAATCGATGGAGAAATTACCCTGGGCATGATGATGGCCATCACCTACATAGTTGGTCAATTAAATGCACCTGTTATGCAATTAATTAGTTTTCTGCGAGATGCACAGGATGCCAAAATATCCTTAGACCGTCTGGGAGAAATTCATAATAAAAAAGACGAGGAAAGTGCTTCTGATAAAAAAGTGACAAATATTCCAGATGATTCTGATTTCAGTTTACGGAATGTTTCATTTCGTTATACTGGTGGGTTAGAACCTGTTATAAAGAAATTGGATTTGGTGATTCCTGCGAACAAAGTAACTGCTATTGTCGGAGTAAGTGGCAGTGGCAAAACAACGCTTATGAAGTTACTTTTAGGCTTCTACAATATAGAAAAAGGGGAAATAGCAATCGGCAATCACAATCTTAAGAATATTTCTCAAAAAACATGGCGCTCCCACTGTGGAGTGGTTATGCAAGAGGGATATATTTTTAATGATACCATAGCAAAGAATATTGCTGTTGGAACTGATTTTATTGATGAAGAAAAATTATTACATGCAGTAAAGGTTGCAAATATAAAACCCTACATAGACGAATTACCATTGGGGTTCAACACCAAAATAGGAATGGAAGGCAGTGGACTCAGCACAGGGCAAAAACAACGTCTTTTAATTGCTCGTGCCGTATATAAAAATCCAAGATTCTTGTTTTTTGATGAGGCTACATCAGCCTTAGATGCAAATAATGAAAAAGTAATCATGGAAAATCTCGATGAGTTTTTTAAAAATAAGACCGTTGTGGTCATTGCCCATAGATTGAGTACAGTGAAAAATGCCAACCAAATTGTGGTTTTGGATGATGGTAAGATTGTAGAAGCAGGAACTCATAAGGAATTGACCAAACAACAAAAGAATTACTACAACCTAGTAAAAAACCAATTGGAACTGGGCAATTAA
- a CDS encoding vitamin K epoxide reductase family protein: MDLALYFLIKRFLVNQNYPINSEELKLQLLSHPSYPSLHSVTGLLNHLGIENIALEVPKDIETLKELPDIFLSITSTQEYILVQKQEEHIELLFDSKDKKNVATSEFLTIWSGIVVAIEKKDSNEIGESSPYTKKNIPYYLLAIIVIGLFFFTKPTFFNSIHFILSLIGLTISVLIVKHDLGYKSNTIEKLCSSNKSSSCDAVLNSTGASISKYVKLSDACLIYFVSVTLYWLLTQSYSIPQSIIAVPSILSILVTPVSIYYQSRVIKKWCPLCVGITGVLWLQFFSLFINMDIFQNLNFELSDSLSLLISFLFVSVAWSFIRPFINRSLELNKLYISHYKFIRNFDLFASALNKNKTIDTDIHEIDGMEIILGNRNAPLSILLVTNPQCHYCKKAHFDLEKILNKHAQDISIIIRFSVHTEKDNLGLKISQRLLELYNSPQIEQFKSAMQEAYSEEANLEKWIEKWEAPKIGSHLNVLEMEKKWCLDHEINFTPALYVNGKEYPKEYEREYLSYFIEELTELSNTVLENIEHLEMVDR; this comes from the coding sequence ATGGATTTAGCTTTGTATTTTCTAATAAAAAGGTTTCTTGTTAATCAAAATTATCCAATAAATTCTGAAGAGTTAAAACTTCAATTACTGAGCCACCCTTCATATCCCAGCCTGCATTCGGTAACAGGTTTGTTAAATCATCTTGGAATAGAGAATATTGCATTAGAAGTACCTAAGGACATTGAAACGTTGAAAGAACTTCCAGATATATTCTTGTCAATCACTTCAACTCAAGAATACATACTTGTCCAAAAACAAGAAGAACATATCGAGCTTTTATTTGACAGTAAGGATAAAAAGAATGTTGCCACAAGTGAATTTTTGACTATCTGGAGTGGTATTGTAGTAGCCATTGAAAAAAAAGACTCCAATGAAATAGGTGAAAGTAGTCCTTACACAAAAAAAAATATCCCTTATTATCTTTTAGCAATTATAGTAATAGGTCTTTTCTTTTTTACGAAGCCTACGTTTTTCAATTCTATTCACTTCATATTATCATTAATTGGTTTGACCATAAGTGTCCTTATTGTAAAACATGATTTGGGTTATAAATCCAATACTATAGAAAAGCTATGTAGCTCGAATAAATCTTCAAGCTGTGATGCTGTTTTGAATTCTACTGGAGCATCAATATCAAAATATGTTAAACTTAGTGATGCATGTCTAATCTATTTTGTCTCAGTTACACTTTACTGGCTCTTAACGCAATCTTACTCCATACCACAATCAATTATAGCAGTACCAAGTATTTTATCCATTCTAGTTACCCCAGTCTCAATTTACTATCAATCCAGGGTAATTAAAAAATGGTGTCCATTATGTGTTGGTATAACCGGGGTGCTTTGGTTACAATTCTTTAGTTTGTTTATTAATATGGATATCTTCCAAAACCTAAATTTCGAGCTATCGGATAGTCTTTCACTTTTAATCAGTTTTCTGTTTGTTTCCGTTGCTTGGAGTTTTATTAGGCCCTTTATTAATAGGAGTTTGGAACTAAATAAACTCTACATATCCCATTATAAATTCATAAGGAATTTTGACTTGTTTGCATCTGCTCTAAATAAGAACAAAACTATAGATACGGATATTCATGAAATTGATGGGATGGAAATAATTTTAGGTAATAGAAATGCCCCATTGAGTATACTTCTGGTAACTAATCCACAATGCCACTATTGCAAGAAAGCACATTTTGATTTAGAAAAGATTTTAAATAAACATGCTCAGGACATCTCTATTATTATCCGTTTTAGTGTACATACCGAAAAGGACAATCTTGGTTTAAAGATATCACAAAGACTTCTAGAACTATATAATTCTCCTCAAATAGAACAATTTAAAAGTGCCATGCAAGAAGCCTATTCGGAAGAAGCAAATCTAGAGAAATGGATTGAAAAATGGGAAGCACCAAAGATTGGCTCTCATTTGAACGTGTTAGAAATGGAAAAAAAATGGTGTCTTGACCATGAAATCAATTTTACCCCCGCGCTATATGTAAACGGCAAAGAATACCCCAAGGAATATGAAAGAGAGTACCTCTCTTATTTTATTGAAGAACTAACTGAACTTTCCAATACTGTATTAGAAAACATAGAACATTTGGAAATGGTGGACAGATAA
- a CDS encoding LytR/AlgR family response regulator transcription factor codes for MKILIIEQESESFNSLRRGLEESFASIQVLEHADTIEHAVSLIKKINPDIIFMSFLLKDGDVFEVLKRIRVFDCKICFTSEFNRHINMVSVKSLISLMLNPTNGSKVQKHTLSNNQYFNNNKNGSYSFYNPNAKLFLPKGGEHVAVKTSEIIKCVADGNFTFFYLTGQKHYVSQPIKYYDMLLSDKGFFRINRSVLININYIKSISKKEAIVLTNNEKLMVSRRNKEKLKRLIEHFS; via the coding sequence ATGAAGATTCTCATCATTGAACAAGAGTCAGAATCCTTTAACTCATTAAGAAGGGGTTTAGAAGAATCCTTCGCCTCTATACAAGTATTGGAACATGCCGATACCATTGAGCATGCAGTAAGTCTTATAAAAAAAATTAATCCTGATATTATTTTTATGAGTTTTTTACTTAAGGATGGTGACGTATTTGAGGTTTTAAAAAGAATTCGGGTTTTTGACTGCAAAATATGTTTTACCAGTGAATTCAATAGACACATTAACATGGTTTCGGTAAAGTCTTTAATTTCTTTAATGCTAAACCCAACTAATGGTTCAAAAGTTCAAAAACATACATTGTCCAATAATCAATATTTTAATAATAACAAAAATGGTTCTTATTCATTTTATAATCCTAACGCCAAACTATTTTTGCCTAAAGGTGGTGAACATGTTGCAGTAAAGACTAGTGAGATAATAAAATGTGTAGCAGATGGAAATTTTACTTTTTTTTATTTAACTGGACAAAAACACTATGTTTCACAACCTATCAAATATTATGACATGTTGTTGTCTGATAAAGGATTTTTTAGAATTAACAGATCAGTTTTGATTAATATAAATTATATAAAATCAATTAGTAAAAAAGAAGCTATTGTACTGACCAATAATGAAAAATTAATGGTTTCAAGACGAAATAAAGAAAAGTTAAAAAGACTTATTGAGCATTTTTCCTGA
- a CDS encoding YifB family Mg chelatase-like AAA ATPase, with the protein MLIKVFGSSVFGVEATTIVVEVNVDKGIGYHLVGLPDNAIKESNYRIAAALQNNGYRIPGKKITINMAPADLRKEGSAYDLTLALGILAASNQIKSEDIEKYLIMGELSLDGSLQPIKGALPIAIKAQEEGFKGFILPNQNAKEAAIVGDLEVYGVENIEEVIAFFDLGKPLERTHVDTRAEFYKRLDFPEFDFSDVKGQESIKRCMEIAAAGGHNIILIGPPGAGKTMLAKRLPSILPPMTLNEALETTKIHSVVGKVKNMGLMSQRPFRNPHHTISSAALVGGGSYPQPGEISLSHNGVLFLDELPEFERRVLEVMRQPMEDREVTIARAKFTVTYPSSFMLVASMNPSPSGYFNDKDAPVSTSSIEMQRYLGKISGPLLDRIDIHIEVTPVPFEKLSDDNKAENSVTIRKRVTRARDIQTKRFAQIENLHYNAQMNTKQIREFCMLNVTSKELLKNAMERLNLSARAYDRILKVSRTIADLERADNISGDHIAEAIQYRSLDREGWLG; encoded by the coding sequence ATGCTCATAAAAGTATTTGGTAGCTCCGTCTTTGGGGTAGAGGCCACCACAATTGTTGTAGAGGTAAATGTAGACAAGGGAATAGGATATCATTTGGTCGGCCTTCCCGATAATGCCATAAAAGAAAGTAATTACCGTATTGCCGCGGCACTTCAAAATAATGGATATCGAATTCCCGGAAAGAAAATCACCATCAATATGGCTCCTGCCGATTTACGAAAGGAAGGTTCTGCTTATGATCTTACCTTAGCGTTGGGAATATTGGCCGCTTCCAATCAAATTAAATCAGAGGACATAGAAAAATACCTGATTATGGGAGAACTTTCCTTGGATGGAAGTCTTCAGCCAATAAAGGGAGCTCTGCCCATTGCCATAAAAGCCCAAGAGGAAGGTTTCAAAGGGTTCATTCTACCAAATCAAAATGCGAAAGAAGCGGCAATAGTTGGGGATTTAGAAGTTTATGGTGTAGAGAACATTGAAGAGGTGATAGCTTTTTTTGATTTAGGAAAGCCACTGGAAAGGACCCATGTGGATACTCGGGCTGAGTTTTATAAGAGGTTGGATTTTCCTGAATTTGATTTTTCTGATGTAAAAGGGCAAGAAAGTATAAAACGCTGTATGGAAATTGCAGCTGCAGGAGGCCATAATATTATCCTGATAGGACCTCCCGGAGCAGGGAAGACAATGCTTGCAAAACGACTGCCCTCAATTTTACCCCCAATGACTTTGAATGAAGCATTGGAAACGACCAAAATACATAGTGTGGTTGGCAAGGTGAAGAATATGGGATTAATGAGTCAAAGGCCTTTTCGCAATCCGCACCATACAATAAGCAGTGCTGCTCTTGTTGGCGGGGGCAGTTATCCCCAACCTGGCGAAATTTCCTTATCGCACAATGGGGTTCTTTTTTTAGACGAACTGCCAGAATTTGAACGTAGGGTTCTTGAAGTCATGCGTCAGCCCATGGAAGATAGGGAAGTGACCATTGCGAGAGCAAAATTTACAGTTACGTATCCAAGCAGCTTTATGTTGGTTGCGAGTATGAATCCAAGCCCTAGCGGTTATTTTAATGACAAAGATGCCCCGGTGAGCACATCTTCAATTGAAATGCAGCGTTATTTAGGAAAGATATCTGGCCCCTTGTTGGATAGGATTGATATACATATTGAAGTAACACCAGTGCCTTTTGAAAAATTATCTGATGATAATAAGGCTGAGAACAGTGTGACAATACGTAAACGGGTGACCAGGGCACGAGATATTCAAACAAAGCGATTCGCACAAATTGAAAATCTACATTACAATGCACAAATGAACACAAAACAGATTAGGGAGTTTTGTATGTTGAATGTTACATCAAAAGAATTATTGAAAAATGCGATGGAACGGCTTAATCTTTCGGCTAGGGCCTATGACCGGATTTTGAAAGTTTCAAGAACGATTGCCGATTTAGAAAGGGCTGATAATATTTCTGGAGACCATATTGCCGAGGCCATTCAATATAGAAGTTTGGATAGGGAAGGATGGTTGGGATAG
- a CDS encoding Nramp family divalent metal transporter — protein sequence MFKKMGPGVLIAAAFIGPGTIAACTIAGVTFGYTLLWALLLSIFATIVLQEMAARLGIITQKGLADVIKSEITSKWIRIAVITIILGAILVGNAAYEAGNIGGATLGMEALFGNTYKQYYPLIVGFFAFILLWIGNYKILERAFVGLIALMSISFIVTAVLTKPNLIEVAKGLFVPLLPKDSLLTVIALVGTTVVPYNLFLHASLVNEKWKSRSDLKAIRWDTMISIGLGGLVSMAIVIAATAIPTQDVTGAMDLAMGLQPLFGNAAVYFMGIGLFAAGITSSITAPLAAAYVANSCFGWNADMKDRRYRVVWGTILLLGVLFMSFNIKPIEVIKFAQIANGILLPVIAILLIWMVNKTSVMGKFRNTLIQNIFGFLIIILSLILGAKSIFKVIGLF from the coding sequence ATGTTCAAAAAAATGGGACCAGGAGTACTGATAGCCGCGGCTTTTATAGGCCCCGGTACAATTGCAGCCTGCACTATAGCTGGGGTCACCTTTGGTTATACATTACTTTGGGCTTTACTGCTTTCCATTTTCGCCACTATTGTTTTACAGGAAATGGCAGCGCGTTTGGGAATCATTACCCAAAAAGGATTGGCCGATGTCATTAAATCCGAAATCACTTCAAAATGGATTAGAATTGCCGTAATCACAATTATCTTAGGGGCTATATTAGTTGGAAACGCCGCCTATGAAGCAGGAAATATTGGAGGTGCGACCTTAGGTATGGAAGCATTGTTTGGAAATACATATAAACAGTATTATCCGCTTATTGTGGGATTCTTTGCTTTTATACTACTTTGGATTGGTAATTATAAAATACTGGAACGAGCGTTTGTGGGATTGATTGCCTTAATGAGTATCTCCTTTATTGTAACGGCAGTTTTGACAAAGCCTAACCTAATAGAAGTTGCAAAAGGTCTTTTTGTTCCTTTACTGCCAAAGGATAGTTTGCTTACGGTTATCGCCTTGGTTGGAACAACTGTGGTTCCATATAATTTATTTCTACATGCTTCTTTGGTCAATGAGAAATGGAAGTCAAGAAGCGACCTTAAAGCAATACGTTGGGATACCATGATTTCAATTGGATTGGGAGGCTTGGTTTCTATGGCCATTGTTATTGCAGCGACTGCAATTCCAACTCAAGATGTAACTGGGGCAATGGATTTGGCAATGGGACTTCAACCCCTATTTGGTAATGCCGCAGTTTATTTTATGGGCATTGGGTTGTTCGCGGCTGGAATTACCTCTTCAATAACTGCGCCCTTAGCTGCAGCTTATGTAGCAAATAGCTGTTTTGGGTGGAATGCGGATATGAAGGATAGACGCTATAGAGTTGTTTGGGGTACAATACTCCTTTTGGGAGTTTTGTTCATGTCATTTAATATTAAGCCCATTGAAGTTATCAAATTCGCTCAGATTGCCAATGGCATATTACTACCGGTAATCGCAATACTTTTAATATGGATGGTAAATAAGACCAGTGTTATGGGGAAGTTCCGGAATACGCTGATTCAAAACATCTTTGGTTTCCTTATCATTATACTATCCTTAATTTTGGGTGCAAAAAGTATCTTTAAAGTAATTGGGTTGTTTTAA
- the pxpA gene encoding 5-oxoprolinase subunit PxpA, producing the protein MESWYIDINSDVGEGVGNETKLFPYITSCNIACGGHAGDENSIRQILKLSKVHKVKIGAHPSYPDKENFGRKTMDISPEKLQKSIQEQLDTFVKIVKEEDVHLHHIKPHGALYNDIAKDRQLAIIFLKAIEKYKEQVYLYAPYASKIAKEADNQNFKIKFEAFGDRNYNPDLSLVSRTKENASIQDPEEVLMHIVQIIKTNTVNTVSGQSPKILADTLCIHGDTPSALKILMYLSQELPNHQVQPNK; encoded by the coding sequence ATGGAAAGCTGGTACATTGATATTAATTCTGATGTAGGTGAAGGAGTTGGCAACGAAACAAAGTTGTTCCCATATATTACTTCGTGCAATATTGCATGTGGGGGTCATGCAGGTGATGAAAATTCCATTAGACAGATACTAAAATTATCAAAAGTACATAAGGTCAAAATAGGAGCACACCCAAGCTATCCAGATAAGGAAAATTTTGGTCGAAAGACTATGGATATTTCCCCAGAAAAACTTCAAAAGAGCATTCAGGAACAACTGGATACCTTTGTTAAAATCGTAAAAGAAGAAGATGTCCATTTGCACCACATCAAACCTCATGGGGCACTTTACAATGATATAGCAAAGGACAGACAATTGGCAATCATTTTTTTAAAAGCCATAGAAAAGTATAAAGAGCAGGTATATCTGTATGCTCCCTATGCTTCGAAAATTGCAAAGGAAGCAGATAATCAAAATTTTAAAATAAAGTTTGAAGCCTTTGGAGATAGAAATTATAACCCTGATTTGAGTTTGGTGTCACGAACAAAAGAGAATGCTTCGATACAAGATCCTGAGGAAGTTTTGATGCATATAGTGCAAATAATAAAAACAAATACGGTAAATACGGTTTCAGGTCAAAGCCCAAAAATTCTTGCAGATACCTTATGTATCCATGGAGATACACCTTCGGCTTTGAAAATATTGATGTATCTTTCACAAGAATTGCCAAATCACCAAGTACAACCAAACAAGTGA
- the pxpB gene encoding 5-oxoprolinase subunit PxpB, producing MNKYPITIKPFGENAVLIEWPNKVEEVILDDILRFQAFLQLEIENDWEFIPAYNSLTLINLKTKIDFSTIEKQLLKMHKDSDSTSKRQNYLWKLPVCYDLEFGIDLEELSKELKMSIEELIKMHSSHEYIVYGIGFLPGFMYLGGLPKSLETQRKSEPRLKVEKGAVGLAGKQTGIYPQESPGGWNIIGNCPIPVFNLKSEEPCFVSVGDKIKFEAIPRAEYELHKIEGEVGIYTPEKIVLNA from the coding sequence GTGAATAAGTACCCCATTACCATAAAACCTTTTGGTGAAAACGCTGTTTTAATAGAATGGCCCAATAAGGTTGAAGAAGTAATTTTGGATGACATACTAAGATTCCAGGCATTTCTGCAGTTAGAAATTGAAAATGATTGGGAATTTATACCAGCCTATAATTCATTAACCCTTATCAATCTTAAAACTAAAATAGATTTTTCAACAATTGAAAAACAACTGTTGAAAATGCACAAAGATTCAGACAGTACTTCAAAGCGGCAAAACTACCTATGGAAGTTACCTGTTTGCTATGATTTGGAATTCGGCATAGACTTGGAAGAATTGTCGAAAGAGTTAAAGATGTCAATCGAGGAGCTTATAAAGATGCATTCTTCTCATGAATATATAGTCTATGGAATAGGTTTTTTACCAGGTTTCATGTATTTGGGAGGGTTGCCAAAAAGTTTGGAAACCCAGCGTAAAAGTGAACCTAGGCTAAAGGTTGAAAAAGGTGCAGTTGGATTGGCAGGAAAACAAACAGGCATTTATCCGCAAGAGTCTCCTGGTGGTTGGAACATAATTGGAAATTGTCCAATACCAGTATTCAATTTAAAATCAGAAGAACCCTGTTTTGTAAGTGTTGGAGATAAGATTAAGTTTGAAGCAATACCCCGCGCAGAATACGAGCTGCATAAGATTGAAGGGGAAGTAGGAATATATACGCCAGAAAAAATCGTTTTGAATGCTTAA
- a CDS encoding biotin-dependent carboxyltransferase family protein, translating into MLKILKSGFFTTIQDAGRFGFRNKGVPISGVMDSISVERINTLLENESSAAVLEITMTGPTLLFEENTYVCLAGALISPTLNNEPVENYKVYKVSSGDILSYGRLEKGFRSYLAVKGGLKTEKILGSYSQYVPLTSKKCISENEEIQYEVCNLFEPKISEVKMDTYLDFDFLEVQRGPEFNILTDNHLEALFSKDFTISKKNNRMAYQLDEKIEGHSYSMLTSATLPGTVQLTPAGKLIVLMKDGQTTGGYPRILQLSETSICVLAQKKFGDFINFKLT; encoded by the coding sequence ATGCTTAAAATATTAAAATCTGGTTTTTTTACTACCATTCAAGATGCTGGCCGATTCGGTTTCAGAAATAAAGGAGTTCCCATTTCCGGGGTGATGGATTCTATTTCCGTAGAAAGAATTAATACATTGCTTGAAAATGAATCTTCCGCAGCGGTACTCGAAATTACGATGACCGGGCCAACTTTGTTATTTGAGGAAAATACATATGTATGTTTGGCAGGAGCATTGATTTCACCAACATTGAACAACGAGCCTGTTGAAAATTATAAAGTATACAAAGTTTCTTCGGGGGATATCCTTTCCTATGGTAGACTTGAAAAAGGTTTTAGAAGTTATTTAGCGGTAAAAGGCGGACTGAAAACCGAAAAAATATTGGGGAGTTACTCGCAATATGTTCCATTAACCTCAAAAAAATGCATTTCGGAGAATGAAGAAATCCAGTATGAAGTTTGTAATTTATTTGAACCCAAGATATCAGAAGTAAAGATGGATACCTATTTAGATTTTGACTTTTTGGAGGTCCAAAGAGGACCAGAGTTCAATATTTTAACGGACAATCATTTGGAGGCACTTTTTTCCAAAGATTTTACAATCTCGAAAAAAAATAACCGAATGGCGTATCAATTGGATGAGAAAATTGAGGGCCATTCATATTCTATGTTGACCTCTGCCACTTTACCAGGAACTGTTCAACTTACACCAGCGGGCAAGTTGATTGTTTTAATGAAAGACGGTCAGACCACAGGTGGATACCCGAGAATCTTACAACTTTCCGAAACCTCAATTTGCGTTTTGGCACAGAAAAAATTTGGAGACTTCATCAATTTTAAACTTACTTAG